GAGGAATGTGACGCTATCTAGAGCAAACTGCACACCGCTCAGCCAGTCAGAGGATCCACCCATCAataacatctcagtcttgtctggattaagcttcagtttattggccctcatccagtccattatcgcaaccaagcactgattcacacatttactgcctcacctgcagaagatgaaaaggagaaagagagctgtgtgtcatcagcatactgatgacaacgcactccaaaactccatatgACCCCATTTAgtggttttatgtagatgttaaacaacatgggatagaactgacccctgcatgACCCCATACTTTAGAACCCATAGAGCCAAGCAATGATCCCCAAGAACCACTCTGGAGCCAGCCATCCAAGTAAgatcggaaccactgcaatgcagtgcccccaatacccaactCGAACAGtccccccagaaggataccatggtcaattatatcaaaagctgctgaaagatcaaggtggatcaacagagtcacactccagTTGTCACAGTGTCTCTCTCCTGGCACAGTTAAGCTAAATGGTTATTAAGCTAAACTCTCGTTTTCATCAAGACGAGATTctaggtgcttccagactgttagtATTTTATGGGacagattcaagcacatactgggaaatttaATTTTGTGCACTTGTGCTGGATTAAAGTGCactgttgccctagcacaacaaatccactttaaaaaagaagggCACTTTTAGACTGTCACTATTTGggggcaaattcaggttgcacaactaTAATTTAAAATTGCTTTCTTTTGGAAAACGCACTTCCCCCAAAGATGTGAAAGAgacaggaaaatgcattggaaagtgtgtgataacatttgctttgacacaatgtcatctaaccttcccacaaacaaataaatgaatgctcattaattAGTCAatatcatctaatctccctgcaaacaaaggaggatgaatgctcaataaaaaggtcaTATGGAAGCACCCAAAACTGACTTTTTCCAATTAgggaagtgacagggaaatgtagTTAAAAGTGTGGGATGAGCAAATGGCTAATGGGAAGATGTACAAATACCCCaaaagcagggccggcaccagaccgCAGCAGGCCCAGGTTATTATGAtgctccccaacacacacacccaaagcaGCCGCAGCCCCACCTAAGTTGCTGTGTTAGTGTGCTAATGCAcacacacccagagcttggaaaagttacttttttgaactacaactcccatcagccctaggcaacatggctactggattaggctgatgggagctgtagttcaaaaaagtaacttttccaagctctgtgatcacccaagatggcagtgaggcgatggtaggcatgcacaagcTAGCATGCTGATGCAATGATGTGGGAGGTGGGgctgctgggcctatttaagcctgtgctggCTGCTTCAGGGGGGGTGTTGCCTGGAAGGGTGGGCTCCCGCTCTGCGATTGGTGGCAACATTGGCCTGGCCGCAAACCATGCCCTGGGACCTGATGCTGCTGCTGATTGTGGAATGGGAGGCCCACCCTCCCAGCCGCAGCCTAAGAAGGGACCCTTTGGGGCTGCAGGggggccctctgggctgcaggggccctcaggcccatACCTAACCTGGCTGCCAGCTGACGCTGGGCCTGcccacaagcaaatcaagatgaatgcaggatgaatgcttgtTGTATAACCACCCCACAAACCAGTtcgaacaaatgctcaataaagaccagatataatctacCCTTTgtataaactttgtgcaagcaaatcaggatgaatgctcaataaacaggtcatctggaggaatcACCTCATTAGGATCCCATCCTCCAAGACAAAGCATGATAACCACAAAGCACTTCAAACTATGAATCTGTCGATTTCAAtttctctgtttcttgtttttctgatcttgtttagttttccatatttctacatcatttacaattaaaaaaaaaaaaaccctcatgaaaatccagcatttcagtgtgaatttctcctaatatacacatttttatggaaTTGtctctagtataatgcatttgtgtgaaTTTGGAAGAATGTCTGTGGTGCAGTTCgtgtactgtttcagaaagtgcacattaagGAGCTTCAGACAACCTGCCTTCCTGCAAGAAAAGAGACCCTTCTCTCATCAATTCTGAGCCAAAGCAGGGTGCCTCCATCCTCATGGCAACTGCCTTCCTGGCTGTTTCTAGGCAGCAGAGCACTCAAAAGGGCCTCTTTCTGGTCAGATGCTCTCATTGAAGAGTATACAGTGCTAAAGGCAAAACAACAGCTTTCACATACCAGCATGAGTCCCTGTTAGGGCTGATGGCCCTAATGGCTCCCAAAAAGCTTTAATAAATAGACCCCAAAGTCCCCTCTCAGCTCCTTCTGGTAGAAGCTCCCTTAAGAAGACTCCTAGGCCAGACAAGACAGGAAAGAGCCATGCCCAGATGGCAAACACAGTGGTTGTTTCCAAATAGCCTGCTTACTGCgcattcatcctgattagctTGCACAAAATTTACAGGGAGGTTACACAATGctagctgtttattgagcatttcttctgatttgtttgcagggaggtaatACAGCGTTGTGTCAAGCAATTGTtgtcccacactttctagtgcatttctcCATCATTTTCCTTACTGTAAAAAGTCCTGATTTTTTGTTTTGCAAGAGCACCAAACTCACTATAATTTGCTGGTATATGATCAAATCCTACCAGCAGAattgcaacagtctggaagcggccatagtctctctttctcccccccccccggtaacaTCACAACCATTTTCTTTTTGACGAGGAAAGAGTTTCTCAAGGAGACCTTGGAACTTTTCTAGATGTGTCCTCTAAAAAAGATGCTGGGATATTCTGAAAACAAAGATTCAAGATATGTGGGAGATGAGAAAAGGATGTCCATGATGACAAtaacttttctttgttttttgttgGGTAACCCCAATCTGTTGATTTTCTAGGTCTGCAGAGAAGGATTCTGAGCGAGTAGAAGCTAAGGATGATAGAGAGCTAAAATCTGCTGAGGCTTCAGGTAAGGAGCAATGATTTAGGGCTGTAGCACGGTTCATGGAATTTGGAATATTTACAAAGCAATATGTTGTTCGAAAACATGAATTTCTATCAGAGGTACAAAAGATAGTATCAGGGCTGAGTCCTTTTTATCTAAGACACAGGTTACACTTTTGTATTCTGTGTCAATGGTTTCCCAagttttttcctccaaggactaCTTgacaattgctgagggtcttggaagacgacttaatgatttttcagccTGCTGTAGCAATAGTAGCACATTGTCCTAGGTGCtgtataattttaattgtatctgactgcttcttttatttcttatatgttgtattttatcatataaCAGTTTACATTCAATGGAATTAAAATTGTaacacaatgaaatacaatataagaaataaaagaagcaataaaaatacaattaaaaatcaatatgtacTGAATTTGGGGGCCCTAGTTTGGGCTGGAGGTGTTCCTGTGATAAGAGAAAAAGGAGTAATAAAAGCCCCAGCCagtagggttggaaggatctgtcacttttggttctctcaatttctcatttttccagtcttttttgttttttaaatcctcatgacaattcatcagcattttggtattaatttctcctaataaatacatttttgtgtgcagttttgactaacgtacacatttttgcaaataatatttcctaatagaatgcatttctttgtgttattttcattaatatatttaagcacgaatatatgcatttttgtaaacactggtttgagaactgcatcacaaaatttggataagtgcaaatttcaaaggatggcagagtttcagttctcatattgtttcagaaagtgcaaagttgatagattcacctttaaatgtgaactgaattgaatttcacccCTACCAGTCTGTATCAATGgtcatcaatggtcagggatgatggaagttgtagtccaacaacatctggatggccacagcatagccacccctgctctagatggaAATTTGTACCTCACCTGTGGTGATCTTTCTATTGGGGAAATTATTAGAAGTGCTGATCCTTGATTTGGGacattaattgttgttgttttttaaaataatcattttgtttttgtggtaaaGGTGAAAATGAAAGCAATAACATAGAAGCAGTAGACAGTGAAATACAAGCAGAGTATGAGTCGGTCCCAGAATACAAGGAGCATGGTGAATGTGGGCTGGAGCCAGAGTGTGAAACACCAGATGAAGATGAGACTCTTGAGGGATATGAGTCCTATGACAGGTGGAATAACCCATGTGGGGGATACGAAGTGGTGAAGGATGAGGTGCCTTTGGCCTATCCTTCATCTTCCATGTACGAACCACAATATGCATGCACCTCCTCCTACACTGACTATGAGGTGCCTTCCCGGTGCACATCTCCTGTATCGCGGGCAAGGAAAAATGGGACGCATTGTAAATATATGACCTCTCCTGCATATGAGTCACAAAGTGCATATGAGTCTTCTGCCTTATATGAGCCACAATATAGCTGCGAATACTGTCCTGTTTATGAGTCACAATATGATGATGAAGTCTCTCCATCCGAGTCACCGTATATATATGAAACCTCAGAGCCAAAATCTCAGTACAGGTATGATGACTCTCCTGTGTATGAGTGGCAGTATGGTTATGAGACCTCTCCAGCATACGAAATGCACTATGTGTGCAAGGATTCCCCCACATATGAATCTCCGTATGAATACGAGTCCTCTCCTGTGTATGAGTGgcccatgcagcagaatgagtcGCAGCCCAAAGATGCCTCAACTCCTGCATTTGAGTTCCCAGCTAGCTGGAACAAACTGCAGAAGGAATGCAAATCACATGCTGGATGCAGTGAACCACATGAAAAACTGGATCCATCTTCTGGAGATACTGATGATGTTCAAGGACCAAAGGAGTTACCTCCTGGCTATAGGCCAACTATTGGAAGCAAGGTGTCCCTGGGTCACAATGAAGCAACACCTAGCTGCCTCAGGGTGACAACTGGAAATACACCGTTAGCTGTGCCTCCTGATGAGCAGGGCAGTGGCCAGCAGGGTCAGGGACCAAATGGAGCCAGGAAGCAATCACTGGACAACTCAGATGGGTTCCTGGGTGGCATGAGGAAATTCCTGGATGGAACAAAGAAGCTTTTGTGTAGAGGGAATCAGCTTTTGAAAGAGCCAGTTCCAGAAGGAGCCAAGTGGACAAGTGGTGCAAGCCAACTCCCAAACATAAACAGCCCACCTCAGAGGGGGGTAGTAAGGCAGCTGCACAGTGGAGGAAGCCCTCTCCTGCATGGACACAATATGTTTTTAGATCATCCCAGCTGGCCCAGAGGGGAAAGGAATCCATGTGTAGGCAGAGCAATCCATCCACATCTCCCAAGAGGAGCCTACTGGACAGGAGAGGGAATGACACCTCATCTCCCAGATATTTCCAGCAGGCTCCTGAGAAGAACAAATAGGATCCCTGGCAGGGGGCATTTCTCTCCCTTGCCCTCCCATTCCAGCTGCTCCTATAACTCCTAGACCAAGGAGAATCTtacaaatcctggagagctggaaAGATGCATAATAAAGGGTGGAAGTGAAAATTTTCCAGGCTGTGTTCTGCTGTAATTTTATTAAAAAGCCAAGAACATAGAAGCTACTAGAGACAGGTCCACAAGGTCCTGGAAGCTTGGCTGCAAGGTAATTGAAATAGCAAAGAAGGTAAGGGAATGACTGTTATACCAATAGGTGGTACTGTGTTCCAGATTCTGTGACCACAAATCCCAAATGTTGTGGTTTGAAAAACATGTATAAATTGACCACATCTgcagtttgctgggcacttcttTAGCATGGCTTGCTGACCATTAAAGGCCATTTCTGTTTCAAAATTAGAAGCATTTTGTTCTATTTACTGTCAGAGATTGAAAACGAAGGTTCTGGATACATGGATAAGTATGGGGGTGGATGGAGGAGGTGGAGTATATCTGTAATGATTGGCAGTTCTACTGTGGGATGAAAGCCACTAATGTATCCTCTGGATGCCCTTATCTACCCTCTGATTTTCAACACTGCAGCAAAACAGTTTCTAACACTGTAGCAAAAGGTAAACGCTAAAGAGTGTTTTTGTAACCATGAGGACTAGGAACTTGGGTAGTGAATGTGATCTagtcaaagttaagcactttacaACCTGAGCCAATCCATGTTTACTTAGCTGTAAATCCTATTGaggtcagtgagatttacttccaagtaagtgtgcataggactgcaagcTTAAAGTACCATTCGTTTTAATGGGAGAAAATTAAGCACATCATTAACTCTCCCATTGATATCAATGGGTCTTAAAAGTGCTAAACTTTGGTTGGATTTGCAGTTCTCAAGATTCAGAACCAGCTGATGTATTATATCCTGTGTTCTGTAGCATGAACACAACCATGGAGGATCCTATGTTACTGGTTGGGCATACTGCAAGGTGGTTGGGATTTTCCGAGTTTTCTATGACCTGCTGCTTAAAAAGAAGCAGAGATGTTATTAAGGCTGAGGGCCAGTTCTGTCTTTACTACTTAATGATCTTCATAGAGCATCATACCAGATGAAAGTGGAATAGTATAAAGGCTCACTTCTTTGGACAGTTGGTTTTTTCTCAGTACAATTCTGATTGACTGTCTAGTAAAGATTACTCTCTGCAGATCAGGAAAAGGGGATGTAGTAAGTTAGAGCCTGCGTAGCTGGTTAGAGCCCTCGAGATCTTGCTGGATTGTAATGTTCATCAttacaatggtcagagattatgggagttgcaaaCAGCTACTGATCAGGAACTAGACaaggaaaatgttgttgttgttatatgccttcaagtcagttacgacttatggcgaccctatgaatctttttggatctattcatagggttttcatggtaagaggtattcagaggtggtttaccgttgccttcctctaaggaaaATGTACTGAGAGATAAAACAATTTCAGGAAAATCAGAAAACGATTTGTCCAAAGAAGAGAGCCTGTCGGAATGAAGGAtacttttgattcagttcacatttaaagccaaatctatcaaatgtgcactttctgaaaagactttatttatttatttattggatttatatccagcccttcctcctagtaggaggattaaaacacaaccatccttcaaaatctgcacttacccgaattttgcgatgcagttctccaaccaatgtttataaaaatgcctattttaggggaaagtgtgcataaaaatgaatagtggaaataacatacaaaatgcattatattaggagaaattgcttgcaaaaatatgtacatttgtcaaaactacatacacacGTGTTTAATTTGGAGaactttgtactaaaatgctgaagaaacttcatgaagattttatcttattttattttactgcaaattgctgcagaaatgtggacaactgaatataagattagaaaaatgagaaactgaaagaagcaaaactgacagaatgTTCCATCCCTACAAGCCTGTAAATTATCCTACTTTCGTCCAATATGATGCTGTATGAGTTGGAGACTCTATGAGGGAGGAAAGGTGGACTGAAGGGAAGGACACCCATTTTCTTAGGAATTCTGCATCTTACATAAGCTGTTTCCAGAAGTCTATTGTTAACAAAAAGTAGGCCCCAAAGACTGTCAGCATACCTCAAACTGGAAGAAAATGCCTCAACAGGCATTCTTGTTGTTAAGAGTGCATCCCCCAAAACAGGCTTAGGCTGtgatcctatgtacacttacatggaagtaagccccattaaacacagactTCTGCATAAACACTCATAAAATTGCACTGTTGGTGATACAATGGGAAGAAATTAACATTCATCTATGGTctggtctacacatgcagcagactGAGATAGGAATGAAGGAGTAGAGTTCTGAAGTGGTAGAATAGATTGCACTGCTTTAACTGAAGGTGGGTAAAGAATAAGAAGCTTCCTGAAAGAAGAGAATGAAGACAGCAGGAAGCaaacaaaactagaaccttattcatataataattttttgtttttatttttacatgcAGAATgttgtgtcttttaaaaaaaacaaacatggggtatgtgacgcccttccctggctctccctgtcaggttcctacctgcgcgtggctactgcctgtcactaggcaccaccagggactccaccagtccggactgtccttttttgtttctctccccgctctagcacagatctcaacagatccccctgctaggcaaccaccagtcacgtcctaatactagtattcccagagactctgaatactggtattgttattctcttcaccgctgccaccatttgttacagtttcccttcagccttggtcattaccttaccctcccttctggtctgtgaaaccccagccaaggatcaggcctttggtaaaccaaattaagtatttattaaagataacaaagctaacaagattaacaagttttcttcttaaggcacataagcatatggttttactcaatactaatccgaactccacccccctccttctccactctctcctggtaaaccactctctcaaacccaccaaacagcccactctttctcttctccccccagattccactctcactcttccttttatacgttcagccattttaaacactcagccaatcatctagcattctactgcccattcactccccctcctctttcactccacttaccatgtatcttctaaacaaccaacacttaccatatatacattaatataggaacatcacagggtacCATTCAAAAATGGCGTCTCGCCTGCAGTCTGAGGTGGTTATGACCACTTTCCCACCTCAGATCTGCCACAAGATTCTGTTGTAGATGTTGAGCAGACTTAATGTTGTAAACTTTGTGCTTTGTTTCTGTGGAATACTTTAGCTTCTCTCTCAGTTGTCCTAGATAGTATTCTGTCCCCCGCCTCCATTATTATCCTTCATGTATTTCTTGCTTGATATACCATGCATTAACTTGCAGGCACTTTATGAcataaggcagggatggagaacctctggtctgtgggccaaatttggcctgacAGGCCTCCCTGCTAGACCATAGAGCTGTTTTGGGGAAGCTATGGTCACCCGCCCTATGCCTGACATCATACATAATGTGGGGCACGTAAGAATGGgacttcaaaggaacaattgggagcttaaaatAGTGTTGTGagttggggttggaatggatgatccctg
This DNA window, taken from Rhineura floridana isolate rRhiFlo1 chromosome 2, rRhiFlo1.hap2, whole genome shotgun sequence, encodes the following:
- the LOC133377917 gene encoding uncharacterized protein LOC133377917; translation: MDAVPDYYKLLEIPRDASDSDIKKAYRKKALQWHPDKNPDRKKYAEQKFKEVTEAYEVLSDKSKRERYDSYEGGLTAAVGASLEFNYMFAKRISSPAVPEGEDLKFTFRSPWEVFREMFGSSDSYSAKKEEDAPWYLRGPLFSISISEDSGVSITFGPKRSLCFFSLDPKVFNLRNIITRKRSAEKDSERVEAKDDRELKSAEASGENESNNIEAVDSEIQAEYESVPEYKEHGECGLEPECETPDEDETLEGYESYDRWNNPCGGYEVVKDEVPLAYPSSSMYEPQYACTSSYTDYEVPSRCTSPVSRARKNGTHCKYMTSPAYESQSAYESSALYEPQYSCEYCPVYESQYDDEVSPSESPYIYETSEPKSQYRYDDSPVYEWQYGYETSPAYEMHYVCKDSPTYESPYEYESSPVYEWPMQQNESQPKDASTPAFEFPASWNKLQKECKSHAGCSEPHEKLDPSSGDTDDVQGPKELPPGYRPTIGSKVSLGHNEATPSCLRVTTGNTPLAVPPDEQGSGQQGQGPNGARKQSLDNSDGFLGGMRKFLDGTKKLLCRGNQLLKEPVPEGAKWTSGASQLPNINSPPQRGVVRQLHSGGSPLLHGHNMFLDHPSWPRGERNPCVGRAIHPHLPRGAYWTGEGMTPHLPDISSRLLRRTNRIPGRGHFSPLPSHSSCSYNS